One Tomitella gaofuii DNA segment encodes these proteins:
- a CDS encoding M20/M25/M40 family metallo-hydrolase — translation MTGTSGPDHADNEPAARGPRTRAGGAVRLLSGIGALLVLAGVAAWSVLSLHPPAPAGVDAPPGSFSADRAMEQVEQSARVPHPTGSVANDEVRAHLIDRLTGLGLQPRVNSALGVVVRGPDRVNAAAVDNVVAVLPGTDPTGRIFLAAHYDSAQFSPGAGDDSAGTAAILEIARALQDAPPLRNDIVLLFTDAEESGTIGSEGFLASSPLAADGGVVLNFEARGASGPVVMFETSEGNAALARLYAATAPHPAATSAAVEVYRRLRNNTDFTNFLKTGDFTGMNSAFFDGAAVYHTPQDVPERLSGASLQAMGDNGLALTRALGSADLADYARPAPHDETYFTVPGAVAHYPGFWVWPLAGLSVALTGAVAAIAWRTRRATILRLVAGSAAALFPLVLAPLAAYGVWRMLVLIRPGYGSVLDLWRPAVLRIGVIVLAVAVFLAFLALARRRIGATAATFGCLVWLTVLGVVFSALAPGAAYLATLPALATGTAAAVALSARMPGLRAAATLAGSVVAVLVLAPAIAMFFASLGMPMAAGPALFTVLLCFAATPTLDLLFTGSTADDAVTATAESTTPGRRRHRLATAAVPLTAFASAAVLLGVGTGINGFDARHPEPAQLMYALDADTGSAHWLSENAPTDYTRRYLDSEADAGDYLPFTRSGRDSGPLEPAEVSGYFPYIHQTVHVGPAPTAALPTPTLDVVSDARAGGVRTITVHASPGRPVRMITVGVDTDGGTVEGVRLESPGTAGRDLAGDAVGSSTSAVTFHGPTPQGITLRYRISGDGPVRVRAVGGSDGLDGLPGYVAPPDGVDIAGTHSSGLLMVATEKVLD, via the coding sequence GTGACCGGTACCAGTGGCCCAGATCACGCCGACAACGAGCCCGCCGCCCGGGGCCCCCGGACACGTGCGGGCGGGGCCGTCCGATTACTCTCGGGCATCGGCGCGCTGCTCGTGCTCGCCGGTGTCGCGGCGTGGTCGGTGCTGAGTCTGCACCCGCCGGCGCCCGCGGGCGTCGATGCACCACCCGGCTCGTTCAGCGCGGACCGCGCGATGGAGCAGGTCGAGCAGAGCGCACGGGTTCCGCATCCCACCGGCTCCGTCGCCAACGACGAGGTCCGCGCCCACCTCATCGACCGGCTCACCGGGCTCGGGCTGCAGCCGCGGGTGAACAGCGCGCTCGGCGTCGTCGTCCGGGGCCCGGACCGGGTCAACGCGGCGGCGGTCGACAACGTCGTCGCCGTCCTCCCCGGCACCGACCCCACCGGCAGGATCTTCCTCGCCGCCCACTACGACTCCGCGCAGTTCTCCCCCGGCGCCGGGGACGATTCCGCCGGGACGGCGGCGATCCTCGAGATCGCGCGGGCACTGCAGGACGCGCCGCCGCTGCGCAACGACATCGTGCTGCTGTTCACCGACGCGGAGGAGTCCGGGACCATCGGTTCCGAGGGGTTCCTCGCCTCCTCCCCGCTCGCCGCCGACGGCGGGGTGGTGCTCAACTTCGAGGCCCGCGGCGCGTCGGGGCCGGTGGTGATGTTCGAGACCTCGGAGGGCAACGCCGCGCTCGCACGGCTCTACGCCGCCACGGCCCCGCACCCCGCCGCCACGAGCGCCGCGGTGGAGGTCTACCGCCGCCTGCGCAACAACACGGACTTCACCAACTTCCTCAAGACCGGCGACTTCACCGGGATGAACTCGGCGTTCTTCGACGGCGCCGCCGTCTATCACACCCCGCAGGACGTGCCCGAGCGGCTGAGCGGGGCGAGCCTGCAGGCGATGGGCGACAACGGGCTCGCGCTCACCAGGGCGCTCGGTTCCGCCGATCTCGCCGACTACGCGCGGCCCGCGCCGCACGACGAGACCTACTTCACCGTGCCCGGCGCGGTCGCGCACTACCCGGGCTTCTGGGTGTGGCCGCTCGCGGGGCTCTCGGTCGCCCTCACCGGCGCGGTGGCCGCGATCGCGTGGCGCACCCGCCGGGCCACGATCCTGCGCCTCGTCGCGGGCAGCGCCGCCGCGCTCTTCCCGCTTGTACTCGCCCCGCTCGCCGCGTACGGGGTGTGGCGGATGCTCGTGCTCATCCGGCCCGGGTACGGCAGCGTGCTCGACCTCTGGCGGCCGGCTGTATTGCGCATCGGGGTCATCGTTCTCGCGGTCGCGGTGTTCCTCGCGTTTCTGGCCCTGGCCCGGCGACGGATCGGGGCGACCGCCGCGACCTTCGGCTGCCTCGTCTGGCTCACCGTCCTCGGCGTCGTGTTCTCGGCGCTCGCCCCGGGCGCGGCGTACCTGGCGACACTGCCGGCGCTCGCCACCGGCACCGCCGCCGCCGTTGCCCTGTCCGCCCGCATGCCCGGGCTGCGGGCGGCGGCGACGCTCGCCGGCTCGGTCGTCGCCGTCCTCGTGCTCGCCCCCGCGATCGCGATGTTCTTCGCCTCGCTGGGCATGCCGATGGCCGCCGGGCCCGCATTGTTCACAGTGCTGCTGTGCTTCGCGGCCACACCGACGCTGGACCTGCTGTTCACCGGCAGCACCGCCGACGACGCCGTCACCGCCACCGCCGAGAGCACCACCCCCGGCAGACGACGGCATCGTCTGGCCACCGCCGCGGTGCCGCTGACCGCGTTCGCGTCCGCCGCGGTGCTGCTGGGCGTCGGCACCGGAATCAACGGCTTCGACGCCCGCCATCCCGAACCGGCCCAGCTCATGTACGCGCTCGACGCCGACACCGGCAGCGCGCACTGGCTCAGCGAGAACGCGCCGACCGACTACACCCGGCGATATCTGGACTCGGAGGCCGACGCCGGCGACTATCTGCCCTTCACCCGCAGCGGGCGCGACTCCGGCCCCCTGGAGCCGGCGGAGGTGTCCGGCTACTTCCCGTACATCCATCAGACGGTGCACGTGGGCCCGGCCCCGACTGCCGCGCTGCCGACGCCGACACTCGATGTCGTCTCGGACGCGCGGGCCGGCGGAGTCCGCACGATCACCGTCCACGCGTCCCCGGGCCGCCCGGTGCGGATGATCACCGTCGGCGTCGACACCGACGGGGGCACCGTCGAGGGCGTGCGCCTCGAGAGCCCGGGCACCGCGGGCAGGGACCTCGCCGGGGACGCGGTCGGCTCGTCCACCAGCGCGGTCACCTTCCACGGCCCGACGCCCCAGGGGATCACGCTGCGATACCGGATCTCCGGAGACGGCCCCGTGCGGGTGCGGGCCGTCGGCGGCAGCGACGGCCTCGACGGGCTGCCCGGGTACGTCGCTCCCCCGGACGGCGTCGACATCGCCGGAACGCACAGCTCGGGGCTGCTCATGGTCGCCACCGAGAAGGTGCTCGACTAG
- a CDS encoding HigA family addiction module antitoxin — MAETTKAHDPITPGEILLTEFLEPLGITQYRLAQATGLPQTRISEIVRGKRAITIDTALRLSKTLGVDDRFWINIQTDYDLEVERDLHADELAKVTPLVAS, encoded by the coding sequence ATGGCTGAGACGACCAAGGCACACGACCCGATCACTCCCGGCGAGATCCTGCTGACCGAGTTCTTGGAGCCGCTGGGCATCACCCAGTACCGCCTCGCCCAGGCCACCGGGCTTCCCCAGACCCGGATCAGCGAGATCGTGCGCGGCAAGCGAGCCATCACCATCGACACTGCACTGCGACTCTCCAAGACCCTCGGCGTCGACGACCGCTTCTGGATCAACATCCAGACCGACTACGACCTCGAGGTCGAGCGCGACCTGCACGCCGACGAACTCGCCAAGGTCACCCCCCTGGTCGCGAGCTGA